One region of Chanodichthys erythropterus isolate Z2021 chromosome 24, ASM2448905v1, whole genome shotgun sequence genomic DNA includes:
- the ptdss2 gene encoding phosphatidylserine synthase 2, producing the protein MAKGEWKRSGADDLQLSGRSECEVFDDGTNTFFWRAHTLTVLFILTCALVYVTLLEETPQDTAYNTKRGIVASILVFLCFGVTQAKDGPFTRPHPAYWRFWLCVSVVYELFLIFILFQTVHDGRQFMKYIDPKLGVPLPERDYGGNCLIYDPGNPADPFHNIWDKMDGFVPAHFLGWYIKTLMIRDWWMCMIISVMFEFLEYSLEHQLPNFSECWWDHWIMDVLLCNGLGIYCGMKTLGWLSMKPYQWQGLWHIPTYKGKIKRIAFQFTPYSWVKFEWRPASNLRRWLAVLGIIFMFLLAELNTFYLKFVLWMPPEHYLVLLRLVFFVNVGGVAMREIYDFMDDPKFHKKLGQQAWIVATITVTEFLIVVKYDPNTIMLPIPFFVTQCWILGIVLILIWTLWRFFIRDITLRYKETRRRRQEGTSDRDRVPGHADGSNTASSGRSKLNGSMDTVRQRKS; encoded by the exons TGCTGTTCATCCTGACATGTGCTCTGGTTTATGTGACACTATTGGAGGAGACACCACAAGACACTGCGTACAACACTAAAAG aGGAATTGTGGCCAGTATTCTGGTGTTCCTTTGTTTTGGAGTAACACAAGCTAAAGACGGTCCCTTCACGCGCCCTCATCCAG CTTACTGGCGTTTCTGGCTGTGTGTTTCTGTTGTGTATGAACTCTTcctcatcttcatcctgttccaG aCAGTACATGATGGCAGGCAGTTTATGAAGTACATTGACCCGAAGCTGGGCGTCCCTTTACCTGAAAGAGATTATGGCGGAAACTGTCTCATTTATGACCCTGGAAACCCTGCCGACCCCTTCCACAATATCTGG GACAAAATGGATGGATTTGTTCCTGCCCATTTTCTCGGCTGGTACATTAAG ACACTGATGATCAGGGACTGGTGGATGTGTATGATCATCAGCGTGATGTTTGAGTTCCTGGAGTACAGCCTCGAACACCAGCTGCCCAACTTCTCAGAGTGCTGGTGGGACCAT TGGATCATGGATGTGTTGCTGTGTAACGGGTTGGGCATTTACTGCGGCATGAAGACGCTCGGGTGGCTCTCCATGAAGCCGTATCAGTGGCAGGGATTGTGGCACATCCCAACATACAA GGGGAAAATTAAGCGAATCGCGTTCCAGTTTACCCCGTACAGCTGGGTGAAGTTTGAATGGCGTCCGGCGTCTAACCTGCGACGATGGCTGGCGGTGTTGGGTATTATTTTCATG TTCTTGTTGGCAGAGCTGAATACGTTTTATCTGAAGTTCGTGCTGTGGATGCCTCCGGAGCATTATCTGGTGCTTTTGCGGCTCGTCTTCTTTGTGAACGTGGGCGGAGTGGCCATGCGGGAGATCTACGACTTCATGGATGATCC GAAATTCCATAAAAAGTTGGGCCAGCAAGCGTGGATTGTGGCGACCATCACTGTTACAGAGTTTCTGATCGTGGTTAAATACGATCCCAATACCATCATGCTGCCAATCCCCTTCTTCGTCACTCAGTGCTGGATACTTGGAATCGTTCTCATCCTTATTTGGACCTTGTGGCGGTTTTTCATCCG TGACATCACACTCCGATACAAAGAAACACGGCGGCGCAGACAGGAAGGGACTTCGGATCGGGACAGAGTCCCTGGACATGCCGACGGCAGCAACACGGCCTCATCCGGCCGTAGCAAACTAAACGGCAGCATGGACACAGTCCGACAAAGGAAGTCATGA